The sequence AATTAATCTAAGCACAGTTTACACTGGTGTTATTTTTAGAAACTCGATACGTGTGGTTTTAGAGGCCtctgaaaaaatacaacaaagacaacagTACCAGATGATAAATCTGTGGGTGAACAATAATTCACATGCTGTCCAAAAAGATTATGAAGTTGCACAATAAACAGCTGACAGCAGGTGTGCTAATAAAAACAGGTGTGTATGCACATTAGGTATTTGCACATTAATCCTATCCAGTACAGTTTAGTGGAAAGGTATACATAAACCTCATGCTTACTCATTTGTTTTATCCTTTAGCATTGCATGAGTTGCCACAAAAACATGTGTTCCACTCATGCAGGTAAACCTGTTGTTCCCCTGGCTTCTCCTGTGTCACTCTGACACGCAAGGTAAGTGCTGTAGGAGGGGCATGTCATGAATTTTGCCTCAGCTATGCAGGTTTAGGTTGCAGCTTCTGTCCTTAGAGCTCACTTGCTACCGGGGATCTTGGGTAACATGTTTGAGGGCGATGGGCCATGGGACTCTTGATAATATGAACTGGGCTGGACTGCTACAGGTCAGTGGGTCAAAAGCAATGCAAGGATGATCAGTTCAGGTGGTGTCTGATTGCTGTCCCAGTGTTTCTGATTGAGTGAAAAGGCAACAAATGGACTTTAAACTAATTCTTTAATGTGCAATTTTAAGTGATGTAAATGAGCGGATAGAGCAGCTAAGAGTTTGGAGTCATATGGAAAATTATTCAGAGCatcttaaagattaaaataaaaactgatgactgtcaaatatttataaaaatgctaaatatatgCAAATTATATTTCACTTTGTTATGCCAATTACATGCTTTGCtatttgcttgttgtttttttgttggttgTATTGTGTATGAGAGTAATTGGTTGAAGATAAGCAAGAGGCCTCACATTACCTTCATTGTGCTGCTGCCTGCTTTTgctaaaagagctcactgaggCATGAAGTTTAAACCTTATCACCACCAGGGAAAACCTCTAGACTCTGTCAGTCTCAAgtgcaacaaaaaaagagtgcaaAATCATAACCTAGATCAAAACGGTGCTTTAACAAATGCTCACACTTTGTTTCTTCCTGTCAGAATCTGCTGCTTGTGCTTCATCTCTGGCAGATCACATGTGACTCTTCTGTCTGGTTTTCCGTCCCAGAGGAACGGGAGCCTGGTATTCTGGCCGGGTCGCTTAGTAAACACTTTCCACCTCCGTACCAGCTCCTGACCCAGGAGTATCTTTGGATGGACAAAAACACAGGGAATTTCTACACCACTGAGCAAAAGATGGATCGTGAGGCCCTGTGCCCCGAGGAGACGAAGACTGAGGAATGCATTATTTTACACAATGCTATTGTAGGGCCCTCAGGAGACCTTATTCAGTTCCCTGTGATCATAGAGGACATCAATGACAATGCACCTCATTTTGAAAATGGTGAAATACACCTGAGGGTGTCTGAGGATGTCACAGTGGGTACCAGTTTCTTACTGGATGACACAGCTCAGGACAGAGATGCCGGATATAACAGTGAGCTGCATTACCACCTGGATGATTCTGATGGAGCTTTCAGTTTAAAAGTGGAAGGCGATGGGTCTGTCATCATGCTGGTTGTGCAAACGGCTCTGGATAGGGAGACTCTGGACCTTTATCAGATGGCGCTGGTGGCATCTGACTGCGGCTCACACCCTTTAAGTGCTACAGCAACTTTAATAGTCACTGTGACAGATGTTAATGACAACTGTCCAAGCTTTAGCCCTGACAGCCCCCGCAATGTCACCATCCCTGGGGACACCCCGAAGAACACACTGGTTGCTCAGGTCAGAGCAACAGATCCAGATTCAGGCCTGAATGCTGCCATCATGTACTCCCTTAGTCCCAAAGTGTCTGAGCGGGCCAAGGAGCTCTTTAGCCTTGAAACCCTCACAGGGAACATCAGACTAACACAGGACCTCCAAAGTGACAACTCGGAGGAGCTTCTGCTGAAAGTGTTAGCGAGCAGCCGCCACTGCCCCCCAGCAGACAGTCAGGTAACTGTATCCGTGCTCCCTAAGGCGCACCAAGAGCTGACGATCAAGATCAGGTTCATAGCCGAGCATCAAAACCAAACTCTGGTGTTACAAGAGAACCAGCCCCCCACCGTCTTAGCTGTTTTAGAGCTGGAGGgtgacagcagctttaaaggctCATCTCTTTCCATTGAGAGCGAGGTGCCTTTCACTTTGAACCCGCAGAATGGTAAATATCTACTTTCCACATCAAAGCCCTTAGACTTTGAGATGAAAAGTGAACATCATATTTCTGTGGTAATGCACAAGAGATCAGCCAAAGGGTCTGTGATCGCTGCCTCCAGGCGTGTGATCAGGGTGATGGTGGCAGATGTCAATGATAATACTCCGCAATTCCTGCAGTCTCAGTATCAGCTGGAGGTGGAGGAAAACAACCAGCCTGGGATGTCACTGCTCCGGGTCTCGGCTTCAGATGCAGACAGCGGACACAATGGGAGGGTGACCTACAGGCTGGgcaaacacacacccgccaTCTTTAACATTGACTCGGTGACAGGTCAACTGTCTGTGTCCGCCTCTCTGGATAGAGAGCAGCAGGGTGAGCACAAACTCACAGTGTTTGCACGAGATAGCGGCTCTCCTCCATTGGAGTCAGCGGCTACAGTATCCATTCTTGTTCTGGACCAGAATGACAATGCACCTGTGTTTCTCACCCCTCATTTTATCTTTTTCATCCCTGAGAATGTCCCACCATTCACCCAGGTGGGAGGTGTAGGGGTGACAGACCCAGATGAAGGAAAGAATGGGAACACAGAGTTGCATGTTGTTAACAGCAGTGGACCCTTTGTTGTGGATAACACCCAGGGGACACTACGCTCCACCACCAACTTGGACCGCGAGACACAGGACCGCTACGAACTCTACCTGCTGGCCAGTGATCACGGCCACCCGGTCACTTTGACATCCACTGCCAGGGTGACTATCTTTGTAGAGGACATCAATGACAACCAGCCTTTAGTGATTCTTCCCAGCAGCAACTTCTCATGCCTGACTGTATCTCCAGCAACCATCGCAGGCACCATGATTACAAAGATCTACGCCATTGATGAGGACTCAGGGCTAAATTCAGAGATTACGTACACTGTTGTGGCGCCGGAAACAGTTCAGAATGACTGCCCATTCCAGGTCGATTCAAGGTCTGGGAATATCACTGTGGAGCAACAACTTCTACAAAAAGACCTGGGAATGCATCATTTGTTCATTGTGGTTAGAGATGGGGGGAAACCAGCTCCACTTTACACCACTGTGTGGGTTAATCTGCTGGTTAATGACAGCACGGAGCCCTGCCATTTGGACAGAGCGCCCACTTGGACTGGAACACCTCACTTGGGTCAAACCCCTTCAAAGGCCCCTATCTGTGAGGCCAAGGACGCCACATCAGGTCAGTTGACTCTATTAGTAGGCCTGTGTATGATGCTTGCGTCCACATGTTTGCTGGTGGTGTCGGTTGTTTTGTACctgaaacagaggagaggaagtctacaacagaggaagagggggcACGGCGAAGAGAATGAGATTCCACTCAGGctcaaaaacaaatattactCTGAAGACTAACAGAATGAAGCGAGCAAAGTGTATAATCCTCACTCACACTGTTCCAAGGATGGTATCAGCCTCTGAATTAAAGATAGGAGTATTTGTGGAAGGCTTCTTGCATATTAATAATCATTACTGTTGAATTATTCTGATACAGTGTACCCAACATTTGTCAACAGTTATTCTGCAAAATTCTGTGGAAATAAAGTTGATCCATCAACGCTTAAGCGCCCCGTGATGCATACAATGTGATCTAATAACTTAAGTATTTGATGTTATCATAAGAGAGTTGTTTCGTGTGATAGACACAGGGAGTTTACACAGGTGCTGCGCACAGTATTGAAGCATAAAATATCAATGCATTTCAAAAATACCAGTTTTGTAGTTATCGTCTAGAAGGCTTATTCTCTGTGACCCCTGCAGCGAGAAGAAGATTGAGGTAATGGTCCACTAAGCTGATTGGGCCATACTCAAATTTCCCACTCTAAGAGATGGGGAGTCCAAAGTGTTTAGACACACAAAATGGTTTAATGTTCCTGCTGTGGGGAGGTGATGAAAGTCTCTCAAGAAGCAGCTCTGAGACAAACCACAGGAGGCAGAGATGTGCTGTGGACAGGTGAGAGGCGGCAGAGGGAAGGAACACTGCCGTCTCAAGTCACAGCTTCACACCTGTTATCCGATAGCGCCGCTTCTCACCCACAACCCTGGATGGCACCCAAAAGGCAGGGGGGGAGAAAGCTACTGTACAGCATAAAGTAACCCaacaggtttgtttttgtcatagCAGATGTTCAGAGTTAAATCATACTGTGTTCAAAGAAATCTTTACAAAAGGAAGTTGCTCTCATGTGTTACCGATACATTAATATGCATGCAGGGGAACAATTGAGGTATTAAATCAGGTTAAGTGATGCATAAAATATGAATGAGTCAGGGTAAAATGTGTTTACAAATCTATTAACACACAGCTACTCTAAGAGGCCAGGCTAATTGTGTTAGCTTTCACAAaagaactcttttttttttgtctttatatcATAAACTATTGAACAACCCTTTTAAGATACACCTGTGttggaggaaagaagagagCCAGGAGCCAGAGCCTGTTAAACACAATGTACAACAATCTGGTTAGTGGAGAACACGGCTTGTACATCATAAGAGGTGTTTCTCCGAGGATTTTGGAGCTAGCGgctgaaaaatgtaataatctAACATGGTTCTACTGTACTGTGAGGCTAAGTACATTAGCTGAGAGGGAATAAAGAGCTCCATAACAAAATTACATattaaagaaggaaagacagattCCATTAGATTAAAACATGGACAAATAAATATCAAAGCAGGCCTCTTTTAGTTCCAGAGGGACACTTATGACCTGGTTGACAATTTATCTAATTATCATCCAGACTGTATTTCAATGCATCATGTTAAGCTGTTTTTCCCCCCTCTAAAATGAGTGGTATAGAGGGATAAAACTCTTCATGTGCCTGCCAATGTACAAACGCTGTGGCAGGAGAAAGCCTGCCATCTGCTGGTCACAGGATAAAATGTGTCTCTtttatttgtgatgttttgGCCAGAGGGTGGAGATGAATCAGAGGACCATGTCTCACTCTGCCACAGTCAGGTCGACTGAGATCAGTGATGCTTCCCTGCTTCATTGCTGCTCGGCTGTGCTAACAGTGAtgctcattttaatatttttttcccccacaagCTGAACGTTTGATTGTAGGCTAAAGGGTTTCATGAAATGAAATGGACAAAGATACAGCTAACACCTACCCAAAATATCCACTAGATAGTTCCTGAGATACACATCAGGACATTTAACAATACAAATGACATCAAGGGAACTTTCTGCAGTGTGGCTGACAAATATCTATCACTGCAGCTCAAAAGGCAGCCTCTGACTTATCAAAAGTTGGTTTACCTGCCATTCATGGTCTGTGGAAGCCACAGGGGCAGATCCAatgggtggccaggggtggcctgGGGCCCTACCTTGAAAAATTGATTTCCCCAGATGCCACCTCCATATCtcaaactatgattggctgccaGAGGCTTTCTTTGCAGTTCATTGAGGTACATTTCCTTTTGTTGGTCCTCTAATCTGTTACTTTGGACAGGGAATATCACATCTGTTTGATACTTCTGTGAGGAGCTTTTTaactgattatgaaacagactgtatTTTTCTAGTCAaccaaaagcaaatgagaccatcagctAAACTATTACTCTATAACAAATGTAAATGCCTAAAACTGCTGCTATGGGGAAGGAGTTTTGAGCAGAAACCATAAGTGATAAACcgcatgctgcagaaacagccttgaATATGTTTTTCTCAGTAAAGATTAACAATGAATGTTGCAAATGACAGTTAAAAAGGAGTCGGATATGATTTCTTAAAAAGATTTTTACTCATAAATGGCCCATAATCAGCAAAGACTTTAGAAGTACAGCCTTGTCCAAAAGGAggcgccaaaattaacacaaaatgattgttcctcacaggagctttaagagtaATATAAGTACTTGAAGTATGTGATCAGTAGATTGAAAGGTCTATGAATACTaatgatttgtgtgttttcacgCCCACCCTGCATAAATCAATGTAAAGTTAGGCCAGCCCTTTCAAAAAGTCTGGATTTGCCCCTGGAAGGCCACTTACAATTGCTTTTATGATTACACCAACAATACATTTGTATCTATTGAGTGCCAAAAAAAGGTAATTTGTGACCTTCAGGAATGATCAATCTTAAGCAAGAACTTGGCAACTGTATTACATAAACCCCTgatttaacaagcagaaaccttgagtagaACCAGAATAACTGGTGGACAGGCATCTGCCTGTTCTTGATAGGCATATAAATAATTCACATAAGATCAGAGTTTGAGATAGGATTGTAGGTACTCTTTGTGATTCTTAAACACTGTGGTAAACAGACGGCATGCGACCATCTCCTGAATGTAAGTAGATTTATGTTGTGTAGACAGATCAGAGGAGTATAGACGTTAAAGATCATTCACATGATGCATGTCCTGTTTCATGTTtgacattattttcattgtcccTATCTAAAAAAAAGGCCTAAGTGAGCCAAGGACTGCGTGCCTAATAGGTTTGATGGTCAACCACCagggaaagaaacaaagaatgatCTCtgatagaggaaaaaaaattccccTGCTGTATTTGCATAACAAGTTACTCTCTCTATATGCAAATATGCATCAACAATGAACTAAAATTTCTGCAAGCGTAAGAACCTTGACCTCTTCATTATATTCCGCCTTGGAGTTCATTGAAAAGCGACATTGTTTCTTTAAGACTGCTCTTGCAGCCATCAGACTCTGTGCATTGTTGTGGGAACAGAAAGCGAGTTGAGATTGATATACGGGGGCCGAAGACAAGTTGTGCATATCATCACCAGACCAGCTGCAGTGCAGGCAGCGGCAGCAGTAGTTTCCAACGAGTCCTGAACGCATCCTTCCAGACATGGGTAAGAAACTCCAACATCCTTAATCTACCTTTATTAGCTTTTAACAGACAGGATACTTCACTATATCAAATCTGCATTTTATTCCATGTGATAGCAGTCTGATGTGAATGGGGCTGTGAGAGGGCATCAGAACTTATTAAGTTTTTTGTCACTGTAGTGGTCGGCTACTCACTGATGCTCCACTGATGTTATGAGATTTATTTCATGCTTGAGATGGCAGGACTGCTTTCAGAACAGCCCTGTCGCATTTGCTTTCGGTCGCAATCTTTCTCAATTTTTAAAGAGCCGAACTTGGCCTCGGCTTGCATTGTTTTTTCACCGGAGCTAGGcctgtattttttattgtagtcaCAAAGATAGGGACGGTGGGCAGCGTTGGTTTTGCAGCCGACGTTTAGATGTCATTAATTGGCTAAGTGGTACAAGGTGTGTGTGGAGGCACGCAGGTGATACAGGTTAGACTTCATGGTGGTAGGCTATCAGtttaatgaattaaaacagaatatttCACGTCTTGATATGTTTCTGTAATACAAACACTTGATGTTTAAAACTCGGCCGCCCATTGCACTGAGTTTCACAGAATTAGCACAGTTTGTCCGTCTCCCTCTCTTGCACTCTCACACACTTTCACGCCGTGTAGATGTGTGTTCAATTAAAGAGCCATCTATTTCCCCCCCCTGCCATCTGTGTTTACTGTAATGGTACCAACCacagtctgtctgcttctattgtgtgtgcatttgtttgcGAGGATGCAGGCATGCGAGCGTGTAAtggcacacatgcacacagttgCACTGTTTGTTTCTAGATTTTCTTCTCCATCCTCTTCCAGCACAGACAGATCCCCACTGTCACTTTCTAGTTCCTGAGTCTCCccagaaggaaaaaggaagaaggacactgtgtgtgtgtgtgtgtgtgtgtgtgtgtgtgtgtgtgtgtgtgtgtgtgtgtgtgtgtgtgtgtgtgtgtacgtgcatgtgtgtactttcgtgtatgtgtgtgtgtacgtgcgtgTGTAAGGCATAGAGGTGCCTCTGGTCTTTGTTTGCTTGACATTGGTGGCCCTTGTACCCCCATGATGCTGTGGGACAAAGACTGTTGTCTCTGCGGTCACAAAagcagcctctctctctttcactttgtctctcctcttcatcctcccccTTTTTCTCACACTCCATGCAGGGTGCTGAATGGAGGCAGGGTGTGAGCGGGGGTCAGAGCAGACATATCCCCATGCCCTTGGCCCTTGGCATCCATTCAAACAGCACATGACCATTTGTTAGAATGCACTGCTTTACTGAGGGAGCAAAATGGTTCACAGATGCAGCAGAACCTATTGTGACAAAGTTGCATGAGCTCTTCAAAAGTGTAGTTCAAATGTTTAAATCCAGGTTATCTCTTTGCAACTAGTTTAgtcatattctgtttttttctatcCTCATCATATCTGCCTACCACCCAGTTTAGTAGAATTTTACATAAACTACTTTTTACTCCCTAAAATTAGGTTCCAGATACCCTGGATAATCTGCCAACCTCAGCCTTGTTTCATATGAACTACTTTCTGTAGCTTGTACAGTGTATCTTGTAAATAATCCAGCAAATGTAACAGGAAGCTAAACATTTTTTGGTAAATGGATTTCTGTATGTACAGAAAATTAATCGTCAACAATTGTTGAAAGTATTTTATACTGTTTTCTAACTGGAAAGTAGATAACAGCTtctctggtgtgagtatggGCTGATAgtagctctttttttttatagctgtCAGCTGATTCTCTTTGGGTATTCGACTGTCGAGTGGACAAAACAACACTTTTGAGGATGCCAACCAGAGCTCTGAGGAGCTATTGTAGAAATTCAATCAGTACTCTTTGGTACTTTCcaccaagaaaaaaaatagttaaaagaAATATTCTTTAGTTGTACCTCATTTCAAGCAGCAAAAACAAGTCTGTATACTTCCATTACAGTGAAACATTTTCCATCAATACCACCACAGCTCAAGACATACAGCTTTGTTTGTATAAAATCACAGAAAGGCTATGTTTTCCAACAgataatgcttttattttcagtgcaaGTTTAgtaagacttaaaaaaaatatacaagaaGCATGAAAAAGGAGTGTTGGAGTATTCTTCTTagagtctttttttgtttctctataCTGTTCTTATTCCATAATTAAAGTCAAGTGACCCTTTAAATGTGTTAGCACAAGTCTTTAGAAGTTGCAgtagtggtaaaaaaaaaaaaagagaggtggCTTTTTTGTAAGACAGCTATTACCCTTATGTCTACTGTGCAATATTTGTATAGTTCAACAAAGTTTCTTTCTAGGTCTGTCATGTTGCATTAGTTGAATATGAACTCTGACTTTTGCATCCTCATAAACAGGTTGCTATGACTGCTGTATGCGCTGTTTGGGCGGGGTACCATACTGCTCCCTGGTCGCCACGCTGTTGTGCTTCTCTGGCATTGCCCTCTTCTGCGGTTGTGGTCACCAGGCActtacagagacagagagactcaTCGAGACTTACTTTGCCCGTAACATTCAGGACTACATCACCCTCGCCTACATGTGAGTGTTAAATTTGAGTGTTTACATCATTCTTACTGAATTTTTCATGCTGTAGTTGCTGGTCAGAAGCTGTAGAAACTGTAGGTTCTTTCAAACCCTGATTttgcctgttttctttttccttttcttcccttttaGCATTCAGTATTTCCAGTATGTCATCTACGGTTTGGCCACCTTTTTCTTCGTCTACTGCATTGTCCTCTTGGCTGAGGGCTTCTACACGACGAGCGCTGCCAAGCAAACCTTTGGAGAGTTCAGGAGCACCATGTGTGGCCGCTGCCTCAGCTCCTCGGTGAGAGGGCCCAGAGTGGGACAAGAAAAGGGGATTGGAGAGATTGGATGGGATTAATACACATATCACTCCCTAGTGGGTGCTGAGCCGAAAATCTTAAAGCTGCTAAAAACCTTCGGGGACATGCAAAGATAagcatacagtgtgtgtttgagtggatGGGGAACAAGCTGAGTGGTTGGAAGAcaagaaggagaacagagagtGAGATAATAAGTAAAGCTaatcagggggaaaaaaagtaaatgtggTCACTAAGTGAGTcactgctcataaaaacactctcTTAAATTACTTATGTGCATCAGTTTATAGCTGTGATGTACTcaactgtttctcctgctctcCTTATACAGTTTATAGTGATGACATATGTGCTAGCTGTGCTGT is a genomic window of Notolabrus celidotus isolate fNotCel1 chromosome 8, fNotCel1.pri, whole genome shotgun sequence containing:
- the pcdh20 gene encoding LOW QUALITY PROTEIN: protocadherin-20 (The sequence of the model RefSeq protein was modified relative to this genomic sequence to represent the inferred CDS: deleted 2 bases in 1 codon; substituted 1 base at 1 genomic stop codon) translates to MQVSAVGGACHEFCLSYAGLGCSFCPXSSLATGDLVTCLRAMGHGTLDNMNWAGLLQNLLLVLHLWQITCDSSVWFSVPEEREPGILAGSLSKHFPPPYQLLTQEYLWMDKNTGNFYTTEQKMDREALCPEETKTEECIILHNAIVGPSGDLIQFPVIIEDINDNAPHFENGEIHLRVSEDVTVGTSFLLDDTAQDRDAGYNSELHYHLDDSDGAFSLKVEGDGSVIMLVVQTALDRETLDLYQMALVASDCGSHPLSATATLIVTVTDVNDNCPSFSPDSPRNVTIPGDTPKNTLVAQVRATDPDSGLNAAIMYSLSPKVSERAKELFSLETLTGNIRLTQDLQSDNSEELLLKVLASSRHCPPADSQVTVSVLPKAHQELTIKIRFIAEHQNQTLVLQENQPPTVLAVLELEGDSSFKGSSLSIESEVPFTLNPQNGKYLLSTSKPLDFEMKSEHHISVVMHKRSAKGSVIAASRRVIRVMVADVNDNTPQFLQSQYQLEVEENNQPGMSLLRVSASDADSGHNGRVTYRLGKHTPAIFNIDSVTGQLSVSASLDREQQGEHKLTVFARDSGSPPLESAATVSILVLDQNDNAPVFLTPHFIFFIPENVPPFTQVGGVGVTDPDEGKNGNTELHVVNSSGPFVVDNTQGTLRSTTNLDRETQDRYELYLLASDHGHPVTLTSTARVTIFVEDINDNQPLVILPSSNFSCLTVSPATIAGTMITKIYAIDEDSGLNSEITYTVVAPETVQNDCPFQVDSRSGNITVEQQLLQKDLGMHHLFIVVRDGGKPAPLYTTVWVNLLVNDSTEPCHLDRAPTWTGTPHLGQTPSKAPICEAKDATSGQLTLLVGLCMMLASTCLLVVSVVLYLKQRRGSLQQRKRGHGEENEIPLRLKNKYYSED
- the plp1a gene encoding proteolipid protein 1a isoform X2; this translates as MGCYDCCMRCLGGVPYCSLVATLLCFSGIALFCGCGHQALTETERLIETYFARNIQDYITLAYIIQYFQYVIYGLATFFFVYCIVLLAEGFYTTSAAKQTFGEFRSTMCGRCLSSSFIVMTYVLAVLWLLVFALSALPVYFFYNMDATCHTIDVLTETPASINQLCVDARQYGLLPWNAVPGKACGITLSSICKTREYEMTYDLYIAAFAGAGITLLALLTYTVSTTYNFAVLRYLGRKGISARC